The following is a genomic window from Burkholderiaceae bacterium.
CGGGTGACGCGGGGGCTGATCCGACCTATCGGTGGTTCGTGGCCGTCAGCAGTGGCTACAACAACTACAAGGCCGACGGGTACGCCAGCACCGACGGCGCACAGGCACTGTTTTTGCTGAGTGTGGACAAATCGCCATCGGCAGCCTGGGCTGAGAACACCAACTATTACAAGATGAAATTGCCAGCGCCGGCAGGCACCATCAAGGCGGCCGCGCTCACCAACCCTGGTGTCGCAACCGATGTCCAAGGCAACGCCGTGATCTTCTATGCCGGGGACACCTATGGCAATCTCTGGAAGTTCGATTTCCTGAATGGCCTGACTGCGTCCTTGGCAGCCGAGGCAATCAAGAAGAGCGGATCTGCCAAGCCGCTGGCCATATTGAAGGACAAGAACAACAAGTCACAGCCCATCACCACGATTCCGCAGGTGGCACCGGGCTTGAGCGATGGCTACATGGTGATTGTTGGTACCGGCAAATACATCGAAACCGGTGATGCAGCCACCACCGAAGGCAACAGCGTTTATGGCATTTGGGATGACCTGGGCAGTGGAGCCTCCAGTTACCAACTGGGTCGCTCCAAGTTTCTGGAGCGCAAGTTCACGGCTACGGGCGTGACCGATGGCAGCGCATCGTTTGTCTTTGGCAACGGAGGGACGACGGCCGCGCCGAAGTACCGCGGCTGGTACCTGGATTTGCCCGTTGCCGGTGAACGGGTGGTGGTGGAGCCCGATACGCGCTTCGGCTACACCGCGGTCAATTCCTTCGTGCCGCCAGCCGACTGCTCGGCCAATGGCACGGGCGCGATCATGACGTTTGACAACCTGTATGGCACCAGCCGCAGCACGCGCGACTTTCGGTCGCGACCGCTCAGCCGGCCACGCATCGTGGCGCTCGACCTTTCGGCAACCGACGCCTATACCTACACGACCCGACTGCCGACCGGGCGGCGCGACCTGACGATCTATTCCAGGCCGGTCAGCGCGGTGGGTGGAAGTGGGGCCAACGATCCGACGGTGGCGCAAGGCCCGATGGTGGCAACCAAGATCCCCGCGGGCCGGGTGGGCTGGCGCGAGATCAAGAACTTTTGATCGGACTTTGTGATGCACACCAAGCAAGCACGCGGGTTCACGCTGATCGAGGTGATGATCACGGTGGCGATCGTGGCCATTTTGGCGGCCATCGCCTATCCCTCCTATCTCGAACAGATTGCCAAGGGCAAGCGCTCGGAGTGTCGCTCGGGCGCCTTGCAGACCATGCAGCAGGAAGAGCGCTACTTCGGCCAGTACAACACCTACATCGCGGCCAGCGCGCCGCCGGCGGCGGCCAAGGTCAAGAACTTCTCGGGTGACAACGCGGCCAGCAGCGCATGCACGATCTCGGCGGTCATCTGCGACACGGGCCAGACCGTGGCTCAATGCATCGAGGCGCGCTCGACACCCAAGTACAGCGACCCGAAGGGTATTGAGTACCTCTACGTGGACAGCAACGGCGCGCGTGGCTGCTCCATCGGCGGTACGCGCACCACGACGGAGAAAGCATGCTGGTAGACCGACTTTCTTCGCGCGGCTCGAGCCGGCGCTCAAAGGGGTTCACCCTGATCGAGCTGATGGTCGTGGTGGCCATGGTGGCCATCCTGGCCACGCTGGCCGCGCCGTCCCTGCGTGAGTTTGCGGCCAACCAGGCCTTGGCGGGGGCCACGTCGGACTTGATCGGTGCGAGCATGACCGCACGCAGTGCAGCCATCAGCCGCAACGCCAGGGTGGTGCTGGAGCCCGCATCGGGTTCGGATTGGCTCAGCGGCTGGCGCATCTACATCGACAAGAATGGAGACTTCAGTTACGTTGCCGCAGACGACGAACTGATCGCCACCGGTACGCCGCTGCCTGATTCGGTGGGGATCAACGCCAGCCCCTCCAGCAATTGCACCAACAAGACGAAGTTCGCCTACGGCGCGGACGGGTTTCTCTACGTTGGCGGTGTGTATGGCAATGGCGGTATCCCGCTGAAGTCCACGGTAACCAGCCGAGATCGGTGCGTGGTGTTCGACAAGATCGGCCGCACCCGTATTTGCGGCCAGGGCGCCGACGCCTGTTAGTTCTTGCCCTGGTTGGGCAAGCGGTCACCCCGCAAGAACAACCGCTCGATGGCCTGCGCCGTGTCGTCGCGCGCCTCGGGCGCGGCGGCGTGCAGCTCGGCCATGGCGCCGTGCAGCATCTTTTGCGTCAGCCCGCGCGACAGGGCTTCCAGCACGGCCTCGACGTCCTCGCCCTTGGCCAGGCGCTTGCGGGCGCGGGCCAGTTCCAGCGCGCGCCATTGGTCGGCCTGGGCGTTGAGCTGGCGGATGAGGGGCACCGTGCCGCGGGCGGGGTCGCGCTGGTCCAGCCAGTGCATGAAGCTTTGCACGCCGGCGTCGATGATGACCTCGGCTTGCGCCACGGCGGCCTGGCGGCTGGCCTGGCCGGTTTGCACCACCTGGGCCAGGTCGTCGACGGTGTACAGGTAGACGTCGGGCAGCTGCTTGATCTCGGGCTCGATGTCGCGCGGCACGGCCAGGTCGACCATGAACATGGGGCGGTGGCGGCGCCGTTTGAGGGTGCGCTCGACGGCGCCCAGGCCGAGGATGGGCAGTTGGCTGGCGGTGCAGCTGACGACGATGTCGAACTCGTGCAGGCGCTCGGGCAGCTCGGCCAGGCGCATGACCTGGGCGCCAAAGCGGCTGGCCAGCTTTTCGCCGCGCTCGAGCGTGCGGTTGGCGATGGCGATGGACAGCGGCTGGCGCGCGGCAAAGTGGGTGGCGGCCAGCTCGATCATTTCGCCGGCGCCGACGAACAGCACGCGCGTGCGGCCCAGGTCCTCGAACAGGTTGCCCGCCAGGCGCACGGCGGCGGCGGCCATGCTGATGGAGTGGGCGCCGATCTCGGTCGAGCTGCGCACCTGCTTGGCGACGGCAAAGCTGCGCTGAAACAGCTGGCTGAGGGTGCTGCCCAGGGCGCCGGCGTCCTCGGCGGCGCGCACGGCGTCCTTCAGTTGGCCCAGGATTTGCGGCTCGCCCAGCACCATGCTGTCCAGCCCGCTGGCGACGCGAAAGGCGTGGCGCGCGGTGGCGTCGCCCTGCAGGGTGTAGGTGTGCTGGCGCAGCGCGTCGACCGGCACGTGGCCGGCCTGCGCCAGCCAGCCCAGGGTGTGGTCGGTCTGCACCTGCTCGGACGCGCAATACACCTCGGTGCGGTTGCAGGTGGACAGGATGGCGGCCTCGGGGTGGCGCAGGTGCTGCTCGCGCAGGCCCTTGAGTGCGGGCGCGATGGCGTCGAGTGCAAACGCAAAACGACCGCGCAGATCGAGCGGCGCGGTGTTGTGGTTGAGTCCCAATGCCCAGACGGCCATGCGGTCGATTATAAAATTTGATGCGGGTTCAGGTGCGGCAGCCTCGCCAGGGCTTGACTCATATCAAAACCATGGATTGGCTCGATTTCACGTGGCATGTGGCCGGCTTTGTCGCCCCGGCGCTGGTGTTGGCCCCGGCCATGGTGCTGGCCAGCCGTTTTTTGGGGCCCAAAAAGGCCAAGGCGCTTGCCTGGCCTGCCCAAGCAGCTATCAATTTCATGGTTTGCCTGGCGGTTTTGGTGGGCGGCTTGGTCTTGAGCGGGCACGACGGGCGCATGGCCACCTACGCCGCGCTGGTGCTGGCCAGTGCCGCCTGCCAGGCCTGGCTGACGCGCCGGCGCTGAGCTTGTCCCGGGTCAGGGCGACGCCGCCGGGCTGAACAGGTCCACCCGGTCGGTCACCACGCCGTCGGTGCCCAGATCGATGAGGCGCTGGGCGGCCCATTCGTCGTTGACGGTGTAGCTCAAGGCCCGCATGCCGGCGGCCTTGACCTGGGCGACGGTGCCCGCGTCCCACAGCGCGTGGTTGCAGACGATGGCCACGCAGCCCAGCTGCCGGGCGGTGTCCAGCCAGCCGTCCCACAGCGTGTCCAGCAGCAGGCCGCGCGGCAGTTGCGGCGCGGCCTGCCGGGCGCCGGCCAGCGATGCGGGCTTGAAGGAGGTCAGCAGCGGCGGCACGGCGGCGCCCTGCCACAGGCGCGCGGCCAGGGTGGCGACGGCCTGGCCGGTGGACTCTTCCAGGCCCGGGGTGGGCTTGATCTCGATGTCCAGGTGGTACCGGTTGCGCAGGCAAAAGCGGGCGATGCGCTCCAGCGTGGGCAGCGGCTCGCCGGCGTAGGCGCGCGAATGCCAGCTGCCGGCGTCCAGCTGGGCCAGCGCGCCCCAGGGCTGCTTGCCGGCGATGCCCTGGCCGTTGGTCGTGCGCTCCAGCGTGTCGTCGTGCAGCAGAAACAGCACGCCGTCGGCCGACAGCTTGGCGTCGCACTCGAACATGCGGTAGCCCTGCGCCGCGCCGTGGCGAAAGGCGGCCAGCGTGTTCTCGGGCGCCAGCTTGCCGGCGCCGCGGTGGGCGATCCAGAAGGGGTAGGGCCAGGGGGTCATGGGAGGTTGGGCGTTCAGCGTTTGGCGTTGAGCGTGGGCGGGAACGCTCAACGCCAAACGCTGAACGCTGAACCTCCCCTCAGGCTTCGATGCGCAGGCCCGTGGCGGCATCGAAGCCGTGGATGCGGTCTTCCAGCGGCAGCACGTGCAACTGCTGGCCGGGCGCCGGCGGCGCCTCGGTTTCGTTCATGCGCAAAATGGTCCAGGGGCCTTGCGGGCCGTTCAGGTGGCCGTAGATCAGGCGCTCGGCGCCCAGCATCTCCACGGTCTGCACGTGCAATTGCCAGCCGCCGGAGTCGGCCACGCGCAGGTGCTCGGGGCGGATGCCCAGCAGCACGCCTTCGCGCACGCCTTCGATGCCGGTCAGCAGGTTCATGGGCGGCGCGCCGATGAAGCCGGCCACGAAGGTGCTGGCCGGGCGGTGGTAGACCTCGTCGGGCGTGCCGAACTGCTCCATGCGGCCGGCGTTCATCACGATCATGCGCTGGGCCAGGGTCATGGCCTCGACCTGGTCGTGGGTGACGAAGAGGGACGTGATGCCCAGCTCGCGGTGCAGCTTCTCGATCTCCAGCCGGGTCTGCGCGCGCAGCTTGGCGTCCAGGTTGGACAGCGGCTCGTCGAACAGGAAAACCTGCGGCTGGCGCACGATGGCGCGCCCCATGGCCACGCGCTGGCGCTGGCCGCCCGACAGTTCGCGCGGCTTGCGTTGCAGCAGGCCGCCCAGCTCCAGGATGCCGGCGGCCTTGTCCACCCGGGCACGGATGTCGCTGGCGGGCACCTTCTTGATCTTCAGCCCATAGGCCATGTTGTCGAACACGCTCATGTGCGGGTACAGCGCGTAGTTCTGGAACACCATGGCGATGTCGCGCTCGGACGGCTCCAGGTCGTTGACCACGCGCTCGCCGATCGAGATCTCGCCTTCGGTGATCTCCTCCAGCCCCGCCACCATGCGCAGCAGGGTGGACTTGCCGCAGCCCGAGGGGCCGACGATGACGACGAACTCGCCGTCGTCGACGTGGGCGGTCACGCCGTGGATGACCTGGTTGGCCTTGGGGCCGCTGCCGTAGCGCTTGATGACGTTGTTGAATTGGATGGCGGCCATGTCTTGACGGTTTATTTCTCGGTATCCACCAGGCCCTTGACGAACCACTTCTGCATCAGGATCACCACCACCGCCGGTGGCAGCATGGCCAGGATGGCGGTGGCCATCACCACGTTCCACTCGACGTAGATCTCGCCGAAGATGGCCCGCTTGATGCCCAGCACGATGGGGTACATGTCCTCGCTGGTGGTCGCGATCAGGGGCCACAGGTACTGGTTCCAGCCGTAGATGAACTGGATCACGAACAGGGCGGCCATGCTGGTCTTGGACAGCGGCAGCAGGATATCCTTGAAAAAGCGCATCGGCCCGGCGCCGTCGATGCGCGCGGCCTCGGCCAGCTCGTCGGGCACCGTCAGGAAAAATTGGCGGAACAGGAAGGTGGCGGTGGCCGAGGCGATCAGCGGCACCGTCAGGCCAGCGTAGGTGTTGATCAGGCGCAGGTCGGCCACCACCTGGTAGGTCGGGCCGATGCGCACCTCCACCGGCAGCATCAGGGTGATGAAGATGGTCCAGAACACCAGGCCGCGGAAGGGAAAGCGGAAGTAGACGATGGCAAAGGCCGAGATGATGGAAATGGCGATCTTGCCCAGCGCGATCACCATGGCCACCACGAAGCTCACCCACAGCATGGGCCAGCCGGCCGCAATGGTGGAGCCGCTGTGGGTCTTGCCGCCCATCAGGGCCAGGCGGTAGCTCTCGACGATGTTGCCGCCCGGCACCAGCGACAGCGGGTTGCTGCCGGCGATCTGGTCGGCCGTCTGGGTGGACATGACGATGGCGATGAACACCGGAAACGCCACCACCGCCACGCCCAGGATGAGCACGGCGTGGGAGACGAAGTCCAGCACGGGGCGGCGTTCAACCATCATGATCAGTACTGGACCTTTTTCTCGACGAAGCGGAACTGAAAGACGGTGAGCAGGATCACCACCGCCATCAGCACCGCCGACTGCGCGGCCGAGCCGCCCATGTCCAGCGCCTTGAAGCCGTCGTAGTACACGCGGTAGACCAGGATGGCGGTGTCCTTGCCCGGGCCGCCGTGCGTGGCGGCGTCGACGATGGCGAAGGTGTCGAAGAAGGCGTAGATCACGTTCATCACCAGCAGGAAGAAGGTGGTGGGCGAGAGCAGCGGGAACACGATGGTCCAGAAGCGCCGCCAGGGCGTGGCGCCGTCGATGGTGGCGGCCTCGAGCACCGAGGAGGGCACCGACTGCAGGCCGGCCAGGAAGAACAGGAAGTTGTAGGAAATCTGCTTCCACACCGCGGCGATCACGATCAGCGTCATCGCGTCGCGGCTGTTCAGCAGGTGGTTCCAGTCGTAGCCCAGCGCCTGCAGCAGGTGCGAGATCACGCCCCAGGGCGAGGCGAACATCATCAGCCACAGCAGGCCGGCCACCACGGGCGCCACGGCGTAGGGCCAGATCAGCAGGGTGCGGTACACCAGGGCGCCGCGCACCACGCGGTTGGCCATCACCGCCAGCAGCAGCGCGATGCAGATGCCGAACACCGCCACCAGGATGGAGAACACGGCGGTGGTGCGTGCCGACGCCAGGTAGCTGGGGTCGTTCCACAGCTGCTCGAAGTTGGCCCAGCCGACGAACTGGCTGGAGGCGCCGAAGGCGTCTTCCTGCAGCACGCTCTGGTACAGGGTCTGCCCCGCGGGCCAGAAGAAGAACACCAGCACGATCGCCATCTGCGGGGCCACCAGCAGCCAGGGCAGCCAGGCCGACTTGAAGCGAACGCGTTTTTCCATGGGCAGCGATGGTAGCGTGAACCGAGCGGGACCCGAGGAGTGCGCCGGAAACTATGAAAACGATAGCTTATTGGGCATGATCGGCGGGGGCCAAGGCCGGATTTGGCTTGAAAACCCGGGCTGGCCGCCCGCCTGCTGCGCATCAGCCGCCGTTGGCCTTTTGGAAGCGCTCCAGCTGCTCGTTGCCGCGCTTGACGATGGCGTCCAGCGCCTCCTTGGGCGTCTTCTTGCCGGACCAGATGTTCTCGGTTTCCTCGTCGGCGATGGTGCGCACCTGCAGGAAGTTGCCGATGCGGATGCCGCGCGACTTGTCGGTGGTCTTCTTGATCATCTGCTCCACCGCCACCTCGGCGCCTGGGTTCTTCTTGTAGAAGCCGCTCTTTTCGGTCAGCTCGTAGGCGGCCTTGGTCACCGGCAGGTAGCCGGTGCGCTGGTGGCTGGCGGCGGCCACTTCGGGTTGCGACAGATAGGCCAGGAACTTGCCCACGCCCTTGTACACCTCAGGCTTCTTGCCCGACATGACCCACAGGCTGGCGCCGCCGATCACGGAGTTCTGCGGCGCGCCGGGCACGTCGGGGTAGTAGGGCAGGGTGCTGACGCCGAACTCGAACTTGGCGTTGCGCTTGAGGTTGCCCAGCAGGCCGGCCGAGAACGTGCCCATGGCGCATTCGCCCGAGACCATGGTGGCGTCGGCCGCGTTGTCGCGGCCCTTGTAGACGAACTGGCCGTTCTTGGCCATGGCTGCCAGGTTCTCGAAGTGGCGCAGGTGCAGCGGGCTGTTGACCTGCAACCGCGTGCCCAGGCCGCCGAAGCCGTTGTTGAGCGAGGAGAACAGCACGTTGTGCCAGGCCGAGAAGTTCTCCAGCTGCGTCCAGCTGATCCAGCTGGTGGTGAACGGACACTTGTGGCCGGAGGCCTTGAGCTTGCCGGCGGCCAGCGCCACCTCGGGCCAGGTCTTGGGCGGCTTGTTCGGGTCCAGGCCGGCGGCCTTGAAGGCGTCCTTGTTGTAATAGAACACCGCCGTCGAGCTGTTGAAGGGAAAGCTCAGCATCTGCCCGTTGGGTGCGGTGTAGTAGCCGGCCACGGCGGGCACGTAGGCCTTGGGGTCGAAGTTGACGTTGGCCAGCTTCATCACCTCGGCCACGGGCTTGATGGCGCCCTTGCTGTACATCATGGTGGCGGTGCCGACCTCGAACACCTGCAGGATGTCGGGCGCGTTGCCGGCGCGGAAGGCCGCGATGGCCGCCGTCATCGACTCGCCATAGCTGCCCTTGAAGGTGGGCACCACCTTGTATTCCTTCTGGCTGGCGTTGAACTGGTTGGCCAGGTCGGTCACCCATTCGCCCAGGGCGCCGCCCATGGAGTGCCACCACTGGATTTCGGTCTGCGCGTGCGCGGGCCCGGCCAGGCCGAGGGACAGGACGGCGGCGCCAGCCAGCGCCAGGGATTTGAATCGCATGAGAACTCCTCTGGAAAATTTGAAATCAGGGCGTTGCCGCCCGTGCATGCGCGGATCGCGGGCCCCATGATGCCGCGCGACTGTGACGTTTTCGCACACCGGCGGGCCTGGCGGCAAGCGGGATAACCCGTTCGGGCCCGGCCCGCCCGCCCCGCGCGCCCACAAAACAGGGAGGCCGCCAAGGATATTGCTGCGGTGCACAATGGCCGGCTTCCGTCGCGCAGCCGCCGCCGGCGCGCACCCGTTCCCTGCATTTTTCTGACTGAAACCCATGCCCAAGACCTCGCTGGACAAGAGCAAGATCAAATTTCTGTTGCTGGAGGGCATACACCCCCACGCCCAGGAGGTGCTGCGCGGCGCCGGCTATTCGCAGATCGAGCTGCTGCCCAAGGCGCTGGAAGGCGATGAGCTGAAGCACAAGCTGGCCGACGCGCACTTCGTGGGCATCCGCTCGCGCACGCAGCTGACGGCCGAGGTGCTGGCGCACGCGCCCAGGCTGGTGGCCATCGGGGCGTTCTGCATCGGCACCAACCAGATCGACCTGAAGGCCGCCAGCCAGCAGGGCATCGCGGTGTTCAACGCGCCGTACTCCAACACCCGCTCGGTGGCCGAGCTGGTGCTGGCCGAGGCCATCCTGCTGCTGCGCGGTATCCCGGCGCGCAACGCGGCGGCGCACCGCGGCGGCTGGCTCAAGAGCGCCGACGATTCGCACGAGATCCGCGGCAAGACGCTGGGCATCGTCGGCTACGGCAACATCGGCACGCAGCTGTCGGTGCTGGCCGAGGGCCTGGGCATGCGCGTGATCTTCCACGACGTGGTCACCAAGCTGCCGCTGGGCAACGCGCAGCAGGTGCGCAGCCTGCAGGAGCTGCTGCGGGCTGCCGACGTGGTCAGCCTGCACGTGCCGCAGCTGCCGTCCACGCAGTGGATGATCGGCGCCGCCGAGATCGCCGCGCTCAAGCCGGGCGCGGTGTTCATCAACGCCTCGCGCGGCACGGTGGTCGAGATCGAGCCGCTGGCCGCGGCGCTGAAGGCCGGCCGGCTGGCGGGCGCGGCCATCGACGTGTTCCCCGCCGAGCCCAAGAGCAACAAGGACGAGTTCGTCTCGCCCCTGCGCGGGCTGGACCACGTGATCCTCACGCCGCACATCGGCGGCTCCACGCTGGAGGCGCAGGCCAACATCGGCCTGGAGGTGGCCGAGAAGCTGGCCAAGTACAGCGACAACGGCAGCACCATCACCTCGGTCAACTTCCCCGAGGTGGCGCTGCCCGCGCACCCCGGCAAGCACCGCATCCTGCACGTGCACCGCAACGTGCCGGGGGTGCTCTCGGCCATCAACCGCGTGTTCTCGGACAACCACATCAACATCGCCGCCCAGCACCTGCAGACCAACGCCGACATCGGCTACGTGGTGATCGACCTGGACGCCGAATCGTCGGACGTGGCGCTGCAACACCTGGCGGACGTTCCGGGCACCATCCGCTGCCGCGTGCTGTTTTAGTGACACCCCCCTGAGTCGCTGCGCGCCTTCCCCCCTCTCTGGCGCTATCGCTTGGAGGGGGGACAACGCCAGTGGCCGGCGCAGGTCCGGCCACGGCGTTCGCTGGCATGGCCTGCTTCGCGGCCATCGGGCTCTTTCAGATTCTTGTGCTGCCGGCGGTGCCAGGTGTTCGCAGCCAATGGGGAGGGCCTGACCTAAAATCGACGGCCCACGAGTTTGTGGGCCGAATGCCATCGGCCCCGCCCCAGAGCCGCCGATGAACGCCCCGCTTGCGCCGCTTGCCACCGCGCCCCTTGCCGAGCCCGCGCGCCTGCGCGAGATTCCGTACAACTACACCAGCTTTTCCGACCGCGAGATCGTGCTGCGCCTGCTGGGCGCGCGCGCCTGGGAGCTGCTGCAGGTGCTGCGGGCCGAGCGCCACACCGGCCGCTCGGCGCGCATGCTGTACGAGGTGCTGGGCGACATCTGGGTGGTGCGGCGCAACCCCTATCTGCAGGACGACCTGCTGGACAGCCCCAAGCGCCGGCGCCTGCTGGTGCAGGCGCTGCGCCACCGCCTGGCCGAGATCGACAAGCGCCGCCACCCCGAGGATGACGCCGCCCGCGATGCGCTGGTGGGCGATCTGCTGGCCGCCGCCCGGCGCGTGGTGGACGCCTTCGACCGCTCCTTCGACAAGGTGGCCGAGCTGCGCCGGCGCGCCGCGCGCGTGCTGGGACGCCACACGCACAAGGACAACATCAAGTTCGACGGCCTGTCGCGCGTCAGCCACGTGACCGACGCCACCGACTGGCGGGTGGAGTTTCCGCTGGTGGTGCTCACGCCCGACAGCGAGGCCGAGATGGCCGCGCTGGTGGCCGGCTGCATCGAGCTGGGCCTCACCATCATTCCGCGTGGCGGCGGCACCGGCTACACCGGCGGCGCCATCGCGCTGGACTGGAAGAGCGCCGTCATCAACACCGAAAAGCTGCTGGGCATGGGCGCGGTCGAGCGCGTGCGCCTGCCCGGGCTCGACCACGAGGTGCCCACCCTCTGGACCGAGGCCGGCGTGGTGACGCAGCGCGTGGCCGACGCGGCCGAGGACGCGGGCCTGGTGTTTGCGGTGGACCCGACCAGCGCCGAGGCCAGCTGCATCGGCGGCAACATCGCCATGAACGCCGGCGGCAAGAAGGCCGTGCTGTGGGGCACGGCGCTGGACAACCTGGCCAGCTGGCGCATGGTCACGCCCGATGGCGGCTGGCTGGAGGTCACGCGCGTGGGCCACAACCTGGGCAAGATCCACGACGCCGAGCTGGCCAGCTTCGAGCTGCAGTACTTCGACGCCAGCGGCAAGACCTTGGTCAAGACCGAGCGCCTGGACATTCCCGGCGCGCAGTTTCGCAAGGCCGGCCTGGGCAAGGACGTGACCGACAAGTTCCTGGCCGGCCTGCCGGGTGTGCAAAAGGAAGGCTGCGACGGCCTGATCACCAGCGCGCGCTGGGTGCTGCACCGCATGCCCGAGCACACGCGCACCGTGTGCCTGGAGTTTTTCGGCCACGCCAAGGACGCCGTGCCCAGCATCGTCGAGATCAAGGACTTCATGTTCGCGGAGCAAAAGCGCACAGGGACCTTGCTCGCCGGCCTGGAGCACCTGGACGACCGCTACCTGCGTGCCGTGGGCTACAGCACCAAGAGCAAGCGCGGCGGCCTGCCCAAGATGGTGCTGGTGGGCGACATTGCGGGCGACGACGCGGACGCCGTGGCGCGCGCCACCAGCGAGGTGGTGCGCATCGCCAACTCGCGCGCGGGCGAGGGCTTCGTCGCCGTGGCGCCCGAGGCGCGCAAGAAATTCTGGGCCGACCGCAAGAAAACGGCTGCCATCAGCCGCCACACCAACGCCTTCAAGATCAACGAGGACGTGGTGATTCCGCTGCCGCGCATGGCCGAGTACACCGACGGCATCGAGCGCATCAACATCGAGCTCTCCCTGCGCAACAAGATCGAGCTGGCCGACGCGCTGGAGGCCTTCCTGCAAGGCGGCAAGCTGCCCCTGGGCCCGGCCAGCGCCGAGCCGCCGCCGCCCGAGCTGCTGCACGAGAAGGTGGAACTGGCGCTGGACGTGGTGCGCCAGGCGCGCACGCTGTGGCAGGGCTGGCTGCGCGACGTGGAGCTGCTGTTTCCCCAGCTGCAGGACCACAGCCTGCGCGCCAGCTGGAAGACGCAGATCCGCGCGCCGCTGCAAGGCATCTTCACCGGCAGCGACTTCGAGCCGCTGCTGGCCGCCCTGGGCGAGATCCAGCAGCGCGTGCTCAAGGGCCGCGTGTGGATCGCCCTGCACATGCACGCGGGCGACGGCAACGTGCACACCAACATTCCCGTGCACAGCGACAACTACGCCATGCTGCAGACCGCGCACCAGGCGGTGG
Proteins encoded in this region:
- a CDS encoding FAD/FMN-binding oxidoreductase is translated as MNAPLAPLATAPLAEPARLREIPYNYTSFSDREIVLRLLGARAWELLQVLRAERHTGRSARMLYEVLGDIWVVRRNPYLQDDLLDSPKRRRLLVQALRHRLAEIDKRRHPEDDAARDALVGDLLAAARRVVDAFDRSFDKVAELRRRAARVLGRHTHKDNIKFDGLSRVSHVTDATDWRVEFPLVVLTPDSEAEMAALVAGCIELGLTIIPRGGGTGYTGGAIALDWKSAVINTEKLLGMGAVERVRLPGLDHEVPTLWTEAGVVTQRVADAAEDAGLVFAVDPTSAEASCIGGNIAMNAGGKKAVLWGTALDNLASWRMVTPDGGWLEVTRVGHNLGKIHDAELASFELQYFDASGKTLVKTERLDIPGAQFRKAGLGKDVTDKFLAGLPGVQKEGCDGLITSARWVLHRMPEHTRTVCLEFFGHAKDAVPSIVEIKDFMFAEQKRTGTLLAGLEHLDDRYLRAVGYSTKSKRGGLPKMVLVGDIAGDDADAVARATSEVVRIANSRAGEGFVAVAPEARKKFWADRKKTAAISRHTNAFKINEDVVIPLPRMAEYTDGIERINIELSLRNKIELADALEAFLQGGKLPLGPASAEPPPPELLHEKVELALDVVRQARTLWQGWLRDVELLFPQLQDHSLRASWKTQIRAPLQGIFTGSDFEPLLAALGEIQQRVLKGRVWIALHMHAGDGNVHTNIPVHSDNYAMLQTAHQAVDRVMQLARSLDGVISGEHGIGITKLQYLSDEELAPFAEYKRKVDPEGRFNRGKLLRNKELLAPGGRALAADLTNAYTPSFGLMGHESLLLQQSDLGAIADSIKDCLRCGKCKPDCSTHVPRANLLYSPRNKILATSLLIEAFLYEEQTRRGVSLAHWSEFEDVADHCTVCHRCLAPCPVKIDFGDVTMAMRNLLRKMGQQSFRPGKAAAMAFLNATEPRVINAARAVMTGVAFPAQRAVVDLLKVAGRQQTAHPPATVGPAPLREQVVHFVNKKMPGGLPKKTARALLDIEDRAYVPVIRDPRATTTDSEAVFYFPGCGSERLFSQVGLATQAMLWHAGVQTVLPPGYVCCGYPQRGSGQFDAAEKMITDNRVLLHRVATTLNYLDIKTVVVSCGTCYDQLADYRFEQIFPGCRIVDIHEYLLEKGITLPAAQQGAYLYHQPCHDPMKQQDSMKTVKALIGEQVVKSERCCGESGTLGVTRPDISTQVRFRKEQEIKKGEAALRASGAVGEKANVKILTSCPSCLQGLKRYEDDLSNGLLEADYIVIEMARHILGENWLPDYVARANAGGIERVLV
- the serA gene encoding phosphoglycerate dehydrogenase; translated protein: MPKTSLDKSKIKFLLLEGIHPHAQEVLRGAGYSQIELLPKALEGDELKHKLADAHFVGIRSRTQLTAEVLAHAPRLVAIGAFCIGTNQIDLKAASQQGIAVFNAPYSNTRSVAELVLAEAILLLRGIPARNAAAHRGGWLKSADDSHEIRGKTLGIVGYGNIGTQLSVLAEGLGMRVIFHDVVTKLPLGNAQQVRSLQELLRAADVVSLHVPQLPSTQWMIGAAEIAALKPGAVFINASRGTVVEIEPLAAALKAGRLAGAAIDVFPAEPKSNKDEFVSPLRGLDHVILTPHIGGSTLEAQANIGLEVAEKLAKYSDNGSTITSVNFPEVALPAHPGKHRILHVHRNVPGVLSAINRVFSDNHINIAAQHLQTNADIGYVVIDLDAESSDVALQHLADVPGTIRCRVLF